One part of the Xiphophorus maculatus strain JP 163 A chromosome 1, X_maculatus-5.0-male, whole genome shotgun sequence genome encodes these proteins:
- the LOC111610013 gene encoding proline-rich receptor-like protein kinase PERK1 isoform X1 has translation MKVQLLLLLALAGPLCSFTRASPTTVTSYSSLVTKEAEETITTGPSPTDPQVAPQDVLLSTTESVAATEAGPDVPTTESNQILDTTTVEVTEAPTVHTSASAETASPPPETTAAPAFETSGPEETSSPFIDETVAPIDPITSADATPGTDNGTAGVTVENEEGLSTGQIVGIVIGAIVAVVIVIAVVIAVLRRMGKYSSTKSRKPVKKDSVVVSPLKKKSTKQQERGKFWKS, from the exons ATGAAAgttcagctgctgctcctcttggCCCTGGCCGGCCCTCTCTGCTCCTTCACACGTGCAA GTCCTACGACAGTCACCTCATACTCCTCTTTGGTAAcgaaagaagcagaagaaacaaTCACCACCGGTCCTTCTCCCACCGACCCACAAGTTGCCCCTCAAGATGTATTGCTCAGTACTACTGAATCGGTGGCTGCAACTGAGGCCGGCCCCGATGTCCCTACTACAGAATCAAATCAGATCCTTGATACAACTACTGTGGAAGTAACCGAAGCTCCCACCGTGCACACTTCAGCCTCCGCTGAGACGGCTTCACCTCCTCCCGAGACCACTGCAGCTCCCGCTTTCGAAACCAGTGGCCCTGAAGAGACCAGTAGCCCCTTCATTGACGAGACCGTAGCACCGATTGATCCCATCACGAGTGCGGACGCAACTCCGGGGACCGACAATGGCACAGCAGGTGTAACGGTGGAAAATGAAG AGGGCCTGAGCACCGGACAAATAGTGGGAATAGTGATTGGCGCCATCGTGGCCGTGGTAATTGTCATCGCTGTGGTGATAGCAGTGTTGAGGAGGATGGGCAAATACTC GTCTACCAAGAGCAGAAAACCTGTAAAGAAAGACAGCGTTGTTGTCTCT CCCTTGAAGAAAAAGTCAACCAAGCAGCAGGAGCGTGGAAAGTTCTGGAAATCCTAA
- the LOC111610013 gene encoding proline-rich receptor-like protein kinase PERK1 isoform X2, which produces MKVQLLLLLALAGPLCSFTRASPTTVTSYSSLVTKEAEETITTGPSPTDPQVAPQDVLLSTTESVAATEAGPDVPTTESNQILDTTTVEVTEAPTVHTSASAETASPPPETTAAPAFETSGPEETSSPFIDETVAPIDPITSADATPGTDNGTAGVTVENEEGLSTGQIVGIVIGAIVAVVIVIAVVIAVLRRMGKYSP; this is translated from the exons ATGAAAgttcagctgctgctcctcttggCCCTGGCCGGCCCTCTCTGCTCCTTCACACGTGCAA GTCCTACGACAGTCACCTCATACTCCTCTTTGGTAAcgaaagaagcagaagaaacaaTCACCACCGGTCCTTCTCCCACCGACCCACAAGTTGCCCCTCAAGATGTATTGCTCAGTACTACTGAATCGGTGGCTGCAACTGAGGCCGGCCCCGATGTCCCTACTACAGAATCAAATCAGATCCTTGATACAACTACTGTGGAAGTAACCGAAGCTCCCACCGTGCACACTTCAGCCTCCGCTGAGACGGCTTCACCTCCTCCCGAGACCACTGCAGCTCCCGCTTTCGAAACCAGTGGCCCTGAAGAGACCAGTAGCCCCTTCATTGACGAGACCGTAGCACCGATTGATCCCATCACGAGTGCGGACGCAACTCCGGGGACCGACAATGGCACAGCAGGTGTAACGGTGGAAAATGAAG AGGGCCTGAGCACCGGACAAATAGTGGGAATAGTGATTGGCGCCATCGTGGCCGTGGTAATTGTCATCGCTGTGGTGATAGCAGTGTTGAGGAGGATGGGCAAATACTC CCCTTGA